The following proteins are encoded in a genomic region of Bacillota bacterium:
- the metG gene encoding methionine--tRNA ligase — protein sequence MSQPTFYITTPIYYPSDNLHIGHAYTTVAADTVARFKRLTGYDVYFLTGADEHGQKIERSAQASGTNPKEYVDEIVAGFKDLWARLMVDYSDFIRTTEERHHAVVRKIFRQLYEQGDIYKAQYEGWYCTPCETFWTQRQLVEGNCPDCARAVELLQEESYFFRLSKYAQRLLKHIEDHPDFIQPVSRRNEMVNFIKSGLEDLCVSRTTFSWGIPVPFDSRHVVYVWVDALTNYISALGYGTGNDKLFKRYWPADIHLVGKDIVRFHAVIWPILLMAVGVALPKRVVGHGWLLLNGGKMSKSKGNVVNPHQLIDKYGMEAVRYYLLRELLSGADGSYSEDSLIVRINSDLANDLGNLLHRSLTVLEKFGGGVLGAPGSPEGPDSELIDSARELPAKVAALVDVFELSEALAAIWQLVGRANKYIDETAPWSLGKDPQKRVRFNTVIYNVLEVYRIVTVLLGPYMPGFPGRVWPQLGIADRPELHTFTSLDWGGLTPGVKVERGAPLFPRIETEK from the coding sequence TTGTCTCAACCGACTTTTTATATCACCACCCCGATATATTACCCGAGCGATAATCTCCACATCGGGCACGCCTATACCACCGTAGCCGCGGATACTGTGGCCCGGTTCAAGCGGCTGACGGGTTACGACGTCTACTTCCTGACCGGCGCTGACGAACACGGACAGAAGATCGAGCGCTCCGCTCAGGCAAGCGGGACGAACCCCAAAGAATATGTGGACGAAATCGTGGCGGGTTTTAAGGATCTTTGGGCGCGGCTGATGGTGGATTACAGCGATTTCATCCGTACCACCGAAGAGCGTCACCATGCGGTTGTGCGAAAAATCTTCCGGCAGCTTTACGAGCAAGGGGATATATATAAGGCCCAGTACGAGGGCTGGTACTGCACTCCCTGCGAGACCTTCTGGACGCAGCGGCAGCTCGTCGAGGGGAACTGCCCGGATTGTGCGCGGGCGGTGGAGCTTCTGCAGGAGGAAAGCTACTTCTTCCGGCTTTCGAAGTACGCCCAACGGCTCCTCAAACACATCGAAGATCATCCGGATTTCATCCAACCCGTTTCCAGACGGAACGAAATGGTTAACTTTATTAAAAGCGGCCTGGAGGATCTATGTGTTTCACGGACCACCTTTTCCTGGGGCATCCCGGTTCCTTTCGACTCGCGCCACGTGGTTTACGTTTGGGTAGACGCCCTTACAAACTACATCTCGGCGCTCGGTTACGGGACGGGAAACGACAAGTTATTTAAGCGGTACTGGCCGGCGGATATTCATCTGGTGGGGAAGGACATCGTCCGTTTTCATGCCGTCATCTGGCCCATTCTTCTCATGGCCGTCGGTGTAGCGCTGCCGAAGAGGGTGGTGGGGCACGGCTGGCTTCTTCTCAACGGGGGGAAGATGTCTAAATCCAAGGGGAATGTGGTCAACCCCCACCAGCTTATCGACAAATACGGCATGGAAGCCGTCCGGTACTACCTGTTGCGCGAACTCTTATCCGGCGCAGACGGGAGCTATTCGGAGGACAGCTTGATCGTCCGTATAAACAGCGACTTGGCCAATGACCTGGGGAACCTCCTTCACCGTAGCCTCACAGTGTTGGAAAAGTTCGGGGGCGGGGTTCTGGGCGCTCCGGGAAGCCCCGAGGGCCCCGACAGTGAACTTATAGACTCGGCCCGGGAGTTGCCCGCAAAGGTGGCCGCGCTCGTGGACGTGTTTGAGCTTTCGGAGGCCCTTGCGGCCATATGGCAGCTTGTAGGCCGGGCGAACAAGTATATTGACGAGACAGCGCCGTGGAGCCTCGGCAAAGACCCGCAGAAGCGCGTCCGGTTTAACACCGTAATTTATAATGTCCTTGAGGTTTACCGGATTGTGACGGTGCTCCTGGGGCCCTATATGCCCGGGTTTCCCGGGCGGGTGTGGCCGCAGCTCGGCATAGCCGACAGACCGGAGCTTCACACCTTTACGTCGCTCGATTGGGGCGGCTTGACGCCGGGAGTTAAGGTGGAAAGAGGAGCGCCGCTTTTCCCGCGGATTGAGACGGAAAAGTAG
- a CDS encoding TatD family hydrolase, whose translation MVKLIDTHCHLNDRLFDKDRLAVLQNAGAAGVEKIINVGYDIDSSEEGAALADSFLGIYAVVGVHPHDAANVPQDYLERLKRLARKTKVLAIGEIGLDFYRDLSPRVIQQKVFTEQLGLACEAGLPVVIHCRDALTAVYDILFREAMKLSGVMHCFSGNWEEAERFLALGFYISIAGPVTFAKNGKLAEVVRRAPLERLLLETDAPYLAPAPHRGKRNEPAYLVHTARRTAEIRGLSLDAVAAATAENARRLFGRTL comes from the coding sequence ATGGTGAAACTGATTGATACCCACTGCCACTTAAACGACCGTCTGTTTGACAAAGACCGGCTGGCGGTCCTGCAAAACGCGGGAGCGGCCGGGGTTGAAAAGATCATTAACGTCGGGTATGATATCGATTCTTCCGAGGAGGGGGCAGCCCTGGCGGATTCGTTCCTGGGCATCTATGCGGTGGTGGGGGTTCACCCTCACGATGCCGCAAACGTCCCGCAGGATTACCTTGAACGCTTAAAGCGGCTTGCCCGAAAGACAAAGGTCCTCGCAATCGGCGAAATCGGTCTCGATTTCTACCGTGACCTTTCCCCGCGGGTAATTCAGCAAAAGGTCTTTACCGAACAACTCGGATTGGCCTGCGAGGCGGGGCTGCCGGTGGTCATCCATTGCCGGGACGCCCTAACGGCCGTATACGATATTCTTTTCCGGGAAGCGATGAAACTGTCCGGGGTGATGCATTGCTTTTCGGGGAATTGGGAGGAAGCCGAGCGCTTTCTTGCGCTGGGTTTTTACATCTCCATCGCTGGGCCGGTAACATTCGCCAAGAACGGTAAACTGGCGGAGGTGGTCAGACGTGCGCCGCTTGAACGGCTGCTGCTGGAGACGGATGCGCCCTACTTGGCGCCGGCCCCCCACCGGGGCAAGCGGAACGAACCGGCTTACCTCGTTCATACCGCCCGCCGGACGGCCGAGATCCGCGGATTGAGCCTTGATGCGGTGGCCGCCGCCACGGCGGAAAACGCACGGCGACTTTTTGGACGGACCCTATGA
- the cobO gene encoding cob(I)yrinic acid a,c-diamide adenosyltransferase gives MIRGLVHLYTGDGKGKTTAALGMAFRAWGHGMRVLMIQFLKSGRVQTGERLAAGRIGDGFLIETMGEGFVFEESDTSRHHETAQQAYRAAREALIAAKYDMVILDEVTWAIKCGLVSEEQILTLLESRPPGVHLVLTGRDAPPSLIERADIVTEMRDIKHHYRAGVEAQKGIEY, from the coding sequence ATGATCCGCGGGTTGGTTCACCTATACACGGGAGACGGGAAAGGCAAAACCACCGCCGCCCTCGGGATGGCATTCAGGGCCTGGGGGCACGGGATGAGGGTTTTGATGATTCAGTTCCTCAAGAGCGGTCGGGTGCAGACCGGAGAGCGTCTGGCGGCGGGCCGTATCGGCGACGGGTTCTTGATCGAGACAATGGGCGAGGGATTTGTTTTTGAAGAGAGCGACACAAGCCGTCACCACGAGACTGCCCAGCAGGCTTACAGGGCGGCCCGGGAGGCGCTTATCGCGGCGAAATACGATATGGTCATACTCGACGAAGTAACCTGGGCAATTAAATGCGGGCTTGTTTCAGAGGAACAGATACTTACGCTGCTGGAATCCAGGCCGCCCGGGGTTCACCTGGTGCTTACGGGACGCGACGCTCCGCCGTCATTAATTGAAAGAGCGGACATCGTGACGGAGATGCGGGACATCAAGCACCATTACCGGGCAGGGGTGGAGGCCCAAAAGGGAATCGAGTATTAA
- a CDS encoding ubiquitin-like domain-containing protein, whose amino-acid sequence MEWYVVRKRSDDALAHRVAPSRSRLAVTLTVLFVVLACLALAGYAWAKKGVTLKCDGRTMPVTTFQFTVGGLLQAEQIRLGPKDLVVPGTETRLRDGMEIKVVRAVKVEVTADGKTHTSLTRARTVEEFLKEEKITLGKEDIVTPSLESLLSKENTVKVVRVTKKIEEKQVNIPYATDRKPTTALPKGQTKVSTAGKNGTQTERWEITYHDGKEKERRLMERKVVKQPVNRVVLVGITQTVSRGGEDLRYSRMIIMRATAYTYTGRNTASGIAPHYGVAAVDPGVIKFGTRLYVEGYGYALACDRGSSIKGDRIDLFYPSRGEAMAWGVRTTRVYILE is encoded by the coding sequence ATGGAATGGTATGTCGTACGAAAACGCAGTGATGATGCTCTTGCGCACCGTGTAGCACCGTCAAGGTCCCGCCTTGCGGTAACCCTGACGGTGTTGTTTGTCGTTCTTGCCTGTCTGGCGTTAGCGGGTTATGCGTGGGCCAAAAAGGGCGTAACCCTGAAGTGTGACGGCAGGACGATGCCGGTGACCACCTTCCAGTTTACGGTGGGCGGGCTCCTGCAGGCGGAACAAATCCGCCTGGGACCGAAGGATCTTGTGGTGCCGGGAACGGAAACCAGACTTCGGGACGGGATGGAAATAAAGGTGGTTCGGGCCGTTAAGGTGGAGGTGACGGCCGACGGTAAAACTCACACCTCGCTCACCCGGGCCCGTACTGTGGAGGAATTTCTGAAGGAGGAAAAAATAACCCTCGGTAAAGAAGATATTGTAACTCCTTCACTGGAAAGCCTGCTTTCAAAAGAAAACACGGTTAAGGTTGTCAGAGTGACCAAAAAAATAGAGGAAAAGCAGGTTAATATCCCCTACGCAACTGATCGTAAGCCGACCACGGCGCTTCCCAAGGGCCAGACAAAGGTTTCCACCGCCGGGAAAAACGGCACTCAAACGGAACGCTGGGAAATCACGTATCACGACGGGAAAGAAAAAGAAAGACGTCTTATGGAACGAAAGGTCGTTAAACAACCAGTCAACCGCGTCGTATTGGTAGGAATCACCCAAACCGTGTCCCGCGGCGGGGAGGATTTGCGTTACAGCCGGATGATTATAATGCGGGCAACCGCATACACATACACGGGACGGAACACCGCTTCCGGGATTGCCCCGCACTACGGCGTGGCGGCGGTCGACCCGGGAGTCATCAAATTCGGCACACGGCTGTACGTGGAAGGTTACGGATACGCGTTGGCCTGCGACCGGGGCAGCAGTATAAAGGGTGACCGGATCGACCTGTTCTATCCCTCACGGGGTGAGGCGATGGCCTGGGGGGTCAGGACCACCAGGGTTTACATATTAGAATAA
- the rsmA gene encoding 16S rRNA (adenine(1518)-N(6)/adenine(1519)-N(6))-dimethyltransferase RsmA — MSTISPKAVVREHLARLGIKPKKGLGQNFLVNPGVTKKVVAAAELTEADTVVEIGPGLGTLTEELAKSAGKIVAVEIDRNLITILKRAFREYRSVCFVEGDALEEDINTLVAEAGGAFPYKVVANLPYYITTPLLLRFISGGLKTSLLVLMVQKEVALRLVAGPGTKEYGSISVLVGYKTRPELVAMVSRGSFFPAPEVDSAIVRLEVRSRPPVVVPDEELLFRVVRGAFGQRRKTLLNALAGSGLGLSREALKALLVQAGIDPGRRGETLNLEEFSAVARSLSRGEV, encoded by the coding sequence TTGAGCACGATTTCCCCTAAAGCGGTGGTACGTGAACACTTGGCCAGGTTGGGCATTAAGCCCAAAAAGGGCCTGGGACAGAACTTTCTTGTTAATCCCGGTGTAACAAAAAAGGTTGTGGCAGCGGCGGAACTTACAGAGGCCGACACCGTGGTTGAGATCGGTCCGGGGCTGGGAACGCTTACCGAGGAGTTGGCAAAATCAGCGGGGAAAATCGTCGCGGTCGAAATCGACCGGAATCTAATCACCATACTAAAAAGAGCCTTCCGGGAATACCGGAGCGTTTGTTTTGTGGAAGGGGACGCACTGGAGGAGGACATCAACACGCTTGTGGCTGAGGCGGGAGGCGCCTTTCCCTACAAGGTTGTGGCAAACCTTCCCTATTACATAACGACGCCCCTTCTGCTTCGGTTTATCAGCGGGGGACTTAAGACAAGTCTGCTGGTTCTGATGGTGCAAAAAGAGGTCGCCCTTCGTCTTGTGGCGGGACCGGGCACCAAAGAGTACGGCTCAATTTCAGTTCTGGTGGGCTACAAGACACGGCCGGAATTGGTAGCCATGGTTTCGAGGGGGAGTTTCTTCCCGGCGCCCGAAGTCGATTCGGCCATAGTCAGATTGGAAGTACGTTCCCGTCCCCCGGTGGTTGTGCCCGACGAGGAACTTCTCTTTCGTGTTGTTCGAGGCGCCTTCGGACAGCGGCGCAAAACCCTGCTGAACGCCCTTGCCGGATCCGGTCTCGGGTTGAGCCGGGAGGCATTAAAGGCGCTACTTGTGCAGGCGGGGATTGATCCCGGCAGACGGGGGGAAACACTAAACTTGGAGGAATTCAGCGCCGTAGCCCGTTCCTTGTCGAGGGGTGAAGTGTAG
- a CDS encoding ribonuclease H-like YkuK family protein, protein MYFVSPSKGHMSFENMMTDIVDYIRDLPTSAYKVIIGSDSQVVQGETHFITAVIVHRLGKGARYFYRKRSHRKIKSLRQKIFFETSLSLEIGSLVTKVLHDAGLDELKMEIHIDVGNHGDTRDLIREVVGMVVGSGFKAKIKPDAYGASSVADKHTK, encoded by the coding sequence ATGTATTTCGTCAGTCCCAGCAAGGGGCATATGAGTTTTGAAAATATGATGACCGACATCGTCGATTACATAAGGGATCTTCCCACATCGGCTTACAAGGTTATTATCGGTTCTGATTCCCAGGTCGTGCAGGGTGAGACGCACTTTATCACCGCCGTGATCGTCCACAGGCTGGGTAAAGGAGCGCGATACTTTTACCGCAAACGTTCCCACCGTAAGATAAAAAGCCTACGTCAAAAGATCTTTTTTGAGACATCCTTAAGCCTCGAGATCGGAAGCCTTGTTACAAAAGTGCTCCACGATGCCGGCCTTGACGAGTTAAAAATGGAGATTCACATCGACGTTGGTAATCACGGGGATACACGAGACCTGATCCGCGAGGTAGTCGGTATGGTGGTCGGGAGTGGTTTCAAAGCAAAGATAAAACCGGATGCCTACGGGGCGTCGAGTGTTGCTGATAAGCACACCAAATAA